In Trifolium pratense cultivar HEN17-A07 linkage group LG7, ARS_RC_1.1, whole genome shotgun sequence, a genomic segment contains:
- the LOC123894454 gene encoding uncharacterized protein LOC123894454 isoform X1 produces the protein MERPLDVDPLKFSDTWNTNVPLKMVTTILRKFQNKISTKDNLPKRGVLIKLQANCASYGCRVTESSALHIFSLNVTYTSRNIALLCRGWGSNPGHIQFLALPSFVNFHYLQNLKVIQ, from the exons ATGGAGAGACCTTTAGATGTTGATCCCTTGAAATTTTCAGATACTTGGAATACAAATGTTCCATTGAAGATGGTGACAACAATATTGCGAAAGTTTCAGAATAAAATTTCAACTAAGGACAATTTACCAAAGAGAGGAGTTTTGATCAAATTACAAGCAAATTGTGCTTCTTATGGATGCAGAGTAACAGAGAGCAGTGCACTTCACATATTTTCTTTGAATGTAACTTACACTTCCAG GAACATCGCACTATTATGCAGGGGTTGGGGATCAAACCCTGGACATATTCAATTTCTGGCGCTACCAAGTTTTGTTAACTTCCACTACCttcaaaaccttaaggtgatTCAGTGA
- the LOC123894453 gene encoding uncharacterized protein LOC123894453 has product MGVVIIDGTTVRDFINDDASFTNSVNEQFQSLDLNNDGVLSRAELRTAFESMRLIEAHFGIDVTTPPEQLTSLYDSVFDTFDIDGSGTVDRDEFKSEMKKIMLAIADGLGSSPIQMVLEDNSQSLLQKAADLEASKYAAV; this is encoded by the coding sequence ATGGGAGTGGTGATAATCGACGGCACCACCGTAAGAGATTTCATCAACGACGACGCGAGTTTCACAAATAGCGTCAACGAACAATTTCAATCTCTCGATCTCAACAACGACGGCGTTTTATCACGCGCCGAGCTCCGAACAGCTTTCGAATCCATGAGATTAATCGAGGCACACTTCGGCATCGACGTAACAACTCCGCCGGAGCAACTCACCAGCCTATATGACTCCGTCTTTGATACTTTTGACATCGACGGAAGCGGCACCGTTGATCGTGATGAGTTTAAATCTGAGATGAAGAAGATTATGCTTGCTATTGCTGATGGATTGGGATCTTCGCCTATTCAGATGGTTCTTGAAGATAATTCTCAGAGTCTTCTTCAGAAAGCTGCTGATCTTGAAGCTTCTAAGTACGCCGCCGTTTGA
- the LOC123894451 gene encoding protein tesmin/TSO1-like CXC 2 isoform X2 produces the protein MNLKKKSESRKPLAFAPKVIPSADSVTEVLIDPNKTPTSARHKRGCNCKKSSCLKKYCECYQGGVGCSISCRCEGCKNAFSRKDGFASIGIEGEIEEGVVYYIYIHAFVAFLYNLIL, from the exons atgaatttgaagaaaaag AGTGAATCTCGCAAGCCTCTTGCATTTGCTCCTAAAGTCATTCCAAGTGCAGACTCCGTGACTGAAGTTTTG ATTGACCCAAACAAAACTCCAACTTCAGCACGCCATAAAAGAGGGTGCAACTGCAAGAAATCAAGCTGCCTAAAGAAATATTGTGAATGCTATCAG GGTGGTGTTGGTTGCTCCATTAGCTGCAGATGTGAAGGGTGCAAGAATGCATTCAGCAGAAAGGATG GGTTCGCTTCAATAGGAATAGAAGGTGAGATAGAAGAAGGAGTGGTTTATTACATTTACATTCATGCTTTCGTAGCCTTTTTGTATAATTTAATTCTTTAA
- the LOC123894454 gene encoding uncharacterized protein LOC123894454 isoform X2, with protein sequence MERPLDVDPLKFSDTWNTNVPLKMVTTILRKFQNKISTKDNLPKRGVLIKLQANCASYGCRVTESSALHIFSLNVTYTSRGWGSNPGHIQFLALPSFVNFHYLQNLKVIQ encoded by the exons ATGGAGAGACCTTTAGATGTTGATCCCTTGAAATTTTCAGATACTTGGAATACAAATGTTCCATTGAAGATGGTGACAACAATATTGCGAAAGTTTCAGAATAAAATTTCAACTAAGGACAATTTACCAAAGAGAGGAGTTTTGATCAAATTACAAGCAAATTGTGCTTCTTATGGATGCAGAGTAACAGAGAGCAGTGCACTTCACATATTTTCTTTGAATGTAACTTACACTTCCAG GGGTTGGGGATCAAACCCTGGACATATTCAATTTCTGGCGCTACCAAGTTTTGTTAACTTCCACTACCttcaaaaccttaaggtgatTCAGTGA
- the LOC123894451 gene encoding uncharacterized protein LOC123894451 isoform X1: MNLKKKSESRKPLAFAPKVIPSADSVTEVLIDPNKTPTSARHKRGCNCKKSNLQTLILEVPGTNSSKVHLRYPTNPSENVQIVGGWKNFCFDNGIQFGDRLRIEFKHVYPNVGKVFKVTT, translated from the exons atgaatttgaagaaaaag AGTGAATCTCGCAAGCCTCTTGCATTTGCTCCTAAAGTCATTCCAAGTGCAGACTCCGTGACTGAAGTTTTG ATTGACCCAAACAAAACTCCAACTTCAGCACGCCATAAAAGAGGGTGCAACTGCAAGAAATC AAATTTGCAAACCCTAATTCTTGAAGTACCAGGAACAAACAGTTCAAAGGTACATTTAAGGTATCCAACCAATCCTTCTGAAAATGTCCAAATTGTTGGAGGATGGAAAAATTTTTGCTTTGACAATGGAATACAATTCGGTGATAGGCTTCGAATTGAATTCAAACATGTTTATCCAAATGTTGGCAAAGTTTTTAAGGTTACAACCTAA
- the LOC123894452 gene encoding B3 domain-containing transcription factor VRN1-like: MAKRNATLSVRFFKIILQTNLQTLKIPNKFTKSYGVGLSNPVLIKPPDGTNWKVYWKKVNGEIWFEKGWKSFTQNYSLQQGCLVLFKYRKGTSNFNVIILGQNTLEIEYDPSSYTDDDKNENVGDSDDESVKILDEKNNSTIDHSDDESVEILDEWPKRKKNKQRSPIGRSPRPHKKVRGETENTTKSTSSLNWPKEAKAQKVAAKFNSSNPFFTILIKPYQLVKGQMCVPSLKGVIENKEKHVMLQIGKRSWNLKLLCSDDKNGRRLSAGWSKFASESGLQPGDVCIFELINKKDLVFNVHVF; this comes from the exons ATGGCTAAGAGAAATGCTACTCTCTCCGTCCGTTTCTTCAAGATCATCCTCCAAACTAATCTTCAAACACTT AAAATACCAAATAAGTTTACAAAGAGTTATGGAGTTGGTCTATCAAATCCAGTGTTGATCAAGCCTCCTGATGGCACCAACTGGAAAGTTTATTGGAAAAAAGTCAATGGTGAGATTTGGTTTGAAAAAGGTTGGAAATCTTTTACTCAAAATTACTCTCTACAACAAGGTTGTTTGGTGTTATTTAAATATAGAAAAGGAACTTCCAACTTCAATGTGATTATACTTGGCCAGAATACATTAGAAATAGAGTATGATCCTTCATCTTACACTGATgatgataaaaatgaaaatgttggCGATAGTGACGATGAATCGGTTAAGATTTTGGATGAAAAGAACAATAGTACTATTGATCATAGTGATGATGAATCAGTTGAGATTTTGGATGAATGGCCTAAACGGAAGAAGAACAAACAAAGGTCACCAATAGGTCGATCTCCTCGACCACATAAGAAAGTTAGAG GTGAGACTGAGAACACTACTAAAAGTACTTCATCCTTGAATTGGCCAAAGGAAGCTAAAGCTCAGAAAGTAGCTGCAAAATTCAATTCAAGCAATCCTTTTTTCACAATTCTCATAAAGCCTTATCAACTGGTAAAAGGTCAGATG TGTGTACCAAGTTTAAAAGGTGTTATTGAGAACAAAGAGAAGCATGTGATGCTGCAGATTGGAAAAAGATCATGGAATCTGAAACTGCTTTGTAGTGACGATAAAAATGGTCGACGCCTTTCAGCCGGTTGGTCAAAGTTTGCAAGTGAAAGTGGACTGCAACCAGGAGATGTTTGTATCTTTGAACTGATAAACAAGAAAGATTTAGTTTTTAATGTTCATGTTTTTTAA
- the LOC123894454 gene encoding uncharacterized protein LOC123894454 isoform X3 yields the protein MERPLDVDPLKFSDTWNTNVPLKMVTTILRKFQNKISTKDNLPKRGVLIKLQANCASYGCRVTESSALHIFSLNVTYTSR from the exons ATGGAGAGACCTTTAGATGTTGATCCCTTGAAATTTTCAGATACTTGGAATACAAATGTTCCATTGAAGATGGTGACAACAATATTGCGAAAGTTTCAGAATAAAATTTCAACTAAGGACAATTTACCAAAGAGAGGAGTTTTGATCAAATTACAAGCAAATTGTGCTTCTTATGGATGCAGAGTAACAGAGAGCAGTGCACTTCACATATTTTCTTTGAATGTAACTTACACTTCCAG GTGA
- the LOC123894455 gene encoding B3 domain-containing protein REM19-like has translation MNWPKGAKAQEVATNFNSNNPFFTILIKPINLVQNRLYIPSLEGVIENKEKNVMLQIGKRSWNVKLLPFYSATNKYGRRLSAGWSLFASESGLKPGDVYVFELINKSDLVFKVHVF, from the exons ATGAATTGGCCCAAGGGAGCTAAAGCTCAGGAAGTAGCTACAAATTTCAACTCAAACAATCCTTTTTTCACAATTCTCATAAAGCCGATTAATCTGGTACAAAATCGGCTG TATATACCGAGTTTAGAAGGGGTTATTGAGAACAAGGAGAAGAATGTGATGCTGCAGATTGGGAAAAGATCATGGAATGTGAAATTGCTCCCTTTTTACAGTGCTACAAATAAATATGGCCGTCGTCTTTCAGCCGGTTGGTCATTGTTTGCAAGTGAAAGTGGACTGAAACCAGGAGATGTTTATGTCTTTGAACTGATAAACAAGAGTGATTTAGTTTTTAAAGTTCATGTTTTCTGA